A section of the Gloeobacter violaceus PCC 7421 genome encodes:
- a CDS encoding PIG-L deacetylase family protein, which translates to MGVTSAALGETPLHPPEAAAALGSTLVVAPHPDDESLGCGGTIALLRRLGLPVRVLVVSDGTRSHPNSRRYPPAALRALREAEARAALAVLGVAPAAVTFLGLKDGAVPFEGDADFADALGRCRRYLAQLEPVRTVVLPWRRDPHPDHRAVWNLMHRASDGFTAFARSLEYPIWLWEQGERFHRPMEGEVCIWRLAIGPVLALKRAAVAAHRSQTSDLIDDDPEGFRLTPETLTHFERPWECYLEAPCNPNAPR; encoded by the coding sequence ATGGGCGTCACTAGCGCCGCCCTGGGCGAGACTCCCCTGCACCCGCCCGAGGCGGCCGCCGCCCTCGGTTCGACGCTGGTGGTCGCCCCGCACCCGGACGACGAGTCGCTTGGCTGCGGCGGGACCATCGCCCTATTGCGCCGTCTGGGCCTGCCTGTGCGGGTGCTGGTGGTGAGCGACGGCACCCGCTCCCACCCCAACTCCCGGCGCTACCCACCCGCGGCCCTGCGCGCCCTGCGCGAGGCGGAGGCGCGCGCCGCCCTTGCGGTGCTGGGGGTCGCCCCGGCCGCCGTCACGTTTTTGGGCCTCAAGGACGGCGCAGTGCCTTTTGAGGGGGACGCCGATTTTGCCGATGCGCTCGGCCGTTGCCGCCGCTATCTGGCCCAGCTGGAGCCCGTGCGGACCGTCGTGCTGCCCTGGCGGCGCGACCCGCATCCGGATCACCGGGCCGTCTGGAACCTGATGCACCGCGCGAGCGACGGCTTCACGGCCTTCGCACGCAGCCTCGAATACCCCATCTGGCTGTGGGAGCAAGGTGAACGTTTCCACCGGCCGATGGAAGGCGAGGTCTGTATCTGGCGGCTCGCCATCGGCCCGGTGTTGGCGCTCAAACGCGCCGCCGTGGCCGCCCACCGTTCCCAGACCAGCGATCTCATCGACGACGACCCGGAAGGTTTTCGGCTCACCCCCGAGACGCTCACCCACTTCGAGCGCCCCTGGGAATGTTACCTGGAGGCACCATGCAACCCGAACGCCCCTCGCTGA
- a CDS encoding class I SAM-dependent DNA methyltransferase, with amino-acid sequence MQPERPSLMPEYFEALYCENADPWDFETSPYEDAKYTATLDALSKPRYRSAFEIGCSIGVLTARLAERCEALLAVDVCDKALTRARARCRTLAQVSFERLRVPECYPSGPFDLTLVSEVGYYWSWSELRRAQRLLLEHLEPGGQLLLVHWTPFARDYPLRGDEVHDAFDSLAGLSHRLGRREEQYRLDLYERI; translated from the coding sequence ATGCAACCCGAACGCCCCTCGCTGATGCCCGAGTACTTTGAAGCGCTCTACTGCGAAAACGCCGACCCCTGGGACTTCGAGACCAGCCCCTACGAGGATGCCAAATACACGGCGACCCTCGACGCCCTGTCTAAGCCCCGCTACCGCTCGGCGTTTGAAATCGGTTGCTCGATCGGGGTGCTCACCGCCCGCCTCGCCGAACGTTGCGAGGCGCTCCTGGCGGTGGATGTATGCGATAAGGCGCTCACCCGGGCGCGCGCGCGCTGCCGGACGCTCGCCCAGGTAAGCTTCGAGCGGTTGCGGGTGCCCGAGTGCTACCCGAGCGGACCGTTCGATCTGACCCTGGTCTCGGAGGTGGGCTACTACTGGTCCTGGAGTGAACTGCGCCGGGCCCAGAGGTTGCTTTTGGAGCACCTGGAACCCGGAGGTCAACTGCTTTTGGTGCACTGGACGCCCTTTGCCAGGGACTACCCGCTCAGGGGCGACGAAGTGCACGATGCCTTCGACTCGCTCGCGGGGCTCAGCCACCGCCTCGGGCGGCGCGAGGAGCAATACCGACTGGACCTGTACGAGCGGATTTGA
- a CDS encoding glycosyltransferase: MLHICRPLRPLGSASPLLARLSHLPLVDAPLLPQCRSCVIVPVRDEAERIESTLAALAYQIERPGLPLDPRSYEVIVLANNCRDQTADIARRFADDRPQLRLHIVELTLPAAEAHVGRARQLLMDEAYRRFAGAGKARGIIASTDGDTRVALDWLAATAFEIDRGADAVGGRILTDDNERQALEAQARRCFLYDVGYQYLTAQLEACIDPDPLDAWPRHYQHFGASLALSAEAYARAGGLPAVRSPEDVALYCALRRIDAGIRHSPLVKVITSARRYGRAGMGLAAQLADWSTVGAGRKPYLVEAVGRTEERLVNRIRLRQLWRQPRSLASTDAEVAALATRLRVPSERLAEELSACQAFGLLWERLNPEDPANAPKSEVEEAIRQLRRRIVLWKQALKSARTGPVGIAPRAARGGG; this comes from the coding sequence ATGCTGCACATTTGCCGCCCGCTGCGGCCGCTAGGGTCCGCGAGTCCCCTCCTCGCCCGCCTGTCCCATCTGCCCCTGGTCGATGCGCCGTTGCTGCCGCAGTGCCGCAGTTGTGTGATTGTGCCGGTGCGCGACGAGGCGGAACGGATCGAGAGCACCCTCGCTGCTCTCGCCTACCAGATCGAACGGCCCGGCTTACCCCTCGATCCGCGCAGCTACGAAGTGATCGTGCTCGCCAACAACTGCCGCGACCAGACGGCAGACATCGCCCGCCGCTTCGCCGACGACCGGCCGCAGTTGCGCTTGCACATCGTCGAGCTGACCCTGCCCGCCGCCGAAGCGCACGTCGGCCGCGCCCGGCAATTGTTGATGGACGAAGCCTACCGGCGCTTCGCCGGGGCCGGCAAAGCCCGGGGGATCATTGCCTCCACCGACGGCGACACCCGGGTGGCTCTCGACTGGCTTGCGGCCACCGCCTTCGAGATCGACCGCGGTGCCGACGCCGTGGGGGGCCGCATCCTCACCGACGACAACGAGCGACAGGCTCTGGAGGCCCAGGCGCGCCGTTGCTTTTTGTACGACGTGGGCTACCAGTATCTGACGGCCCAACTGGAAGCCTGCATCGACCCGGATCCGCTCGACGCCTGGCCCCGCCATTACCAGCACTTCGGCGCCAGCCTGGCGCTCAGCGCCGAGGCTTACGCCCGGGCGGGGGGCTTGCCCGCCGTGCGCTCCCCCGAAGATGTCGCCCTTTACTGCGCCCTGCGGCGCATCGACGCCGGGATCCGCCACAGCCCGCTGGTGAAAGTGATCACCAGTGCCCGCCGCTATGGACGTGCAGGGATGGGTCTGGCCGCCCAACTGGCCGATTGGAGCACCGTGGGCGCCGGGCGCAAGCCGTATCTGGTCGAAGCGGTCGGCAGGACCGAGGAGCGCCTGGTCAATCGCATTCGGTTGCGCCAACTCTGGCGTCAGCCCCGCAGCCTGGCATCGACCGACGCAGAGGTTGCGGCACTGGCAACCCGATTGCGGGTGCCGTCGGAACGCCTTGCGGAGGAGTTGTCCGCTTGCCAAGCTTTTGGCTTGCTCTGGGAGCGGTTGAACCCCGAAGATCCCGCGAACGCCCCCAAAAGCGAGGTTGAAGAAGCGATCCGGCAGTTGCGCAGGCGCATTGTCCTCTGGAAGCAGGCGCTCAAATCCGCTCGTACAGGTCCAGTCGGTATTGCTCCTCGCGCCGCCCGAGGCGGTGGCTGA
- a CDS encoding nuclear transport factor 2 family protein — protein sequence MITSNLRTNQLSATAYEWYLTYLTALDAKDLQQYEQFLADECTMYSNNDPPMVGKATIVQGLSQYWPSFGTLEHDLLNIYGTDAAFVLEALNHYTRTDGRAITLRAVAFTDRNAAGLVSGVRFYTDTGPLFT from the coding sequence ATGATCACAAGCAACCTGAGAACCAATCAGCTTTCTGCCACTGCGTACGAGTGGTACCTGACCTATCTGACGGCGCTCGATGCGAAGGATCTGCAACAGTACGAGCAATTCCTTGCCGACGAGTGCACCATGTATTCCAACAACGACCCGCCGATGGTGGGAAAGGCGACCATTGTGCAGGGGCTTTCCCAGTACTGGCCGAGTTTCGGCACCCTGGAGCACGATCTGCTCAACATTTACGGAACCGACGCAGCCTTCGTGCTCGAAGCGCTCAATCATTACACCCGCACAGACGGCCGGGCGATCACGCTGAGGGCCGTGGCTTTCACCGACCGCAACGCGGCCGGGTTGGTGAGTGGGGTGCGCTTCTACACCGACACCGGTCCGCTCTTTACCTAG
- a CDS encoding PDDEXK nuclease domain-containing protein — protein MAGELTFDGYEEYLGGLKARIRAAQIRSALAVNRELVALYWQIGRDVLRQQRCQGWGSKVIDHLSGDLRREFPEIKGFSVRNLKYMRAFAEAYPDEGFVQQLAAQIPWFHNCAILDAVKEPAARAWYVRQTIAQGWSRSVLTHQIGVGLFERQGGAATNFAATLPPVQSDLAQQALKDSYLFDFLSLGPAARERDLEQGLLEHIRKFLLELGRGFAFVGSQYHLEVGDQDFYIDLLFYHFKLRCFVVIDLKTGSFQPEFAGKLGFYLSAVDDLLRHPDDRPTLGLILCKSSNRVIAEYTLRDARRPMGVSTYELLPEEIKRSLPSIEEIESRLCLSLPEDL, from the coding sequence GTGGCCGGTGAGTTGACCTTCGACGGTTACGAGGAGTACCTGGGCGGTCTCAAAGCGCGCATCCGCGCCGCCCAGATCCGCTCGGCCCTGGCGGTCAACCGCGAACTGGTGGCGCTCTACTGGCAGATTGGCCGCGACGTGCTGCGGCAGCAGCGCTGTCAGGGCTGGGGCAGCAAGGTGATCGATCACCTCTCGGGCGATCTGCGCCGTGAATTCCCTGAGATCAAAGGGTTCTCCGTGCGCAACCTCAAATACATGCGCGCCTTCGCCGAGGCTTATCCCGACGAAGGGTTTGTGCAGCAGCTTGCTGCACAAATTCCCTGGTTTCACAACTGTGCCATCCTCGATGCCGTCAAAGAGCCTGCCGCCCGCGCCTGGTACGTCCGCCAGACGATTGCCCAGGGCTGGAGCCGCAGCGTGCTTACCCACCAGATAGGCGTTGGGCTTTTCGAGCGCCAGGGCGGTGCCGCCACCAACTTCGCGGCCACGCTGCCGCCGGTGCAGTCGGATCTGGCGCAGCAGGCGCTCAAGGACTCTTATCTGTTCGATTTTTTATCGCTGGGGCCGGCGGCACGGGAGCGCGACCTGGAGCAGGGTTTGCTCGAACACATCCGCAAGTTTTTGCTGGAACTAGGCCGGGGCTTTGCCTTCGTGGGCAGCCAGTACCACCTGGAGGTGGGCGATCAAGATTTTTATATCGACCTGCTTTTTTATCACTTCAAGCTGCGATGCTTCGTGGTCATCGATCTCAAGACCGGCAGCTTCCAGCCCGAATTCGCGGGTAAGCTCGGCTTTTACCTGTCGGCGGTGGACGATCTGTTGCGCCATCCCGACGATCGGCCGACCCTCGGGCTGATTTTATGCAAATCGAGCAACCGGGTAATTGCCGAGTACACCCTGCGCGATGCCCGCCGTCCGATGGGTGTCTCCACCTACGAACTGCTCCCGGAGGAGATCAAGCGCAGCCTGCCCAGCATCGAAGAAATCGAATCCCGTTTGTGCCTGTCGCTGCCGGAAGATCTTTAG
- a CDS encoding permease, with product MRMKPAKSAPRRLVRGDIDGFFGLALDNLIQVLLIVGLCRGVLGFSSELLYGRVLPGVALSLLVGNLYYAWTADRLARREGRDDVTALPYGINTVSLFAHVFLVMLPVKLAAMGAGQSPEQAAELAWQAGLVACLGSGLIELAGAWVADPLRKLAPRAALLSTLAGIALTFIALGFLFRTFAAPIVAMLPLGIILLTYFGGVRFGPLPGGLVSVLLGIALAWGTGLVGWDDARFAEALAPAGFYLPRLWLGDLWEGRAALGAYLSVILPMGLFNLVGSLQNLESAEAAGDRFETAPCLAVNGLGSIAAAVAGSCFPTTIYIGHPGWKALGARVGYSVLNGVAMGLLCLSGTVALVAYFVPIEAGMAIVLWIAVVIAAQAFTATPAAHAPAVVIGLLPGIAGWGALMAKNALRAAGLATPDNPLTPELAAKFRLSDTYIEGAFALEQGFIFSAMILAAVTVFIVERQFWKGALWALAGAVLCWFGLMHSFRWTATDTIIDLRPGAGAGWAIGYVLVALALLYAQWAKGRSRTDKA from the coding sequence ATGCGTATGAAACCTGCCAAATCCGCGCCGCGCCGGCTGGTCCGAGGCGACATCGACGGTTTTTTCGGCCTGGCCCTCGACAATCTCATTCAGGTTTTGCTGATCGTCGGGCTGTGCCGGGGGGTGCTCGGCTTCAGCTCCGAGTTGCTCTACGGGCGGGTGCTTCCTGGGGTGGCCCTCTCGCTGCTGGTGGGCAACCTGTACTACGCCTGGACGGCCGACCGCCTCGCCCGCCGCGAAGGACGCGACGACGTGACGGCGCTGCCCTACGGCATCAACACGGTCAGTTTATTCGCCCATGTCTTTCTGGTGATGTTGCCGGTGAAGCTGGCGGCGATGGGGGCGGGCCAGTCGCCCGAGCAGGCGGCGGAATTGGCCTGGCAGGCAGGACTGGTGGCTTGTCTCGGTTCGGGGCTGATTGAACTGGCAGGGGCGTGGGTCGCTGACCCCCTCAGAAAACTTGCCCCCCGGGCCGCCTTGCTCTCGACTTTGGCCGGGATCGCCCTGACGTTTATCGCCCTCGGCTTTCTATTTCGCACCTTTGCCGCCCCAATAGTCGCGATGTTGCCGTTGGGGATCATCTTGCTCACCTACTTTGGCGGTGTGCGCTTCGGGCCGCTGCCGGGGGGGCTGGTCTCGGTGCTGCTGGGGATCGCGCTTGCCTGGGGAACGGGGCTGGTCGGTTGGGACGATGCCCGCTTTGCGGAGGCCCTGGCTCCGGCAGGATTCTATCTGCCGCGGTTGTGGCTTGGAGATCTCTGGGAAGGGCGCGCCGCCCTGGGCGCCTACCTGAGCGTTATTCTGCCCATGGGTTTGTTCAATCTGGTGGGCAGTCTGCAAAATCTCGAAAGCGCCGAGGCGGCGGGGGATCGCTTCGAGACCGCCCCCTGTCTCGCCGTCAACGGCCTCGGTTCGATCGCGGCGGCCGTGGCGGGCTCGTGCTTTCCGACGACGATTTATATCGGCCATCCCGGCTGGAAGGCGCTCGGGGCGCGCGTCGGCTACTCGGTGCTCAACGGCGTGGCGATGGGCCTGTTGTGCCTGAGCGGTACGGTGGCGCTGGTGGCTTACTTTGTGCCCATCGAGGCGGGTATGGCGATTGTGCTCTGGATCGCGGTGGTGATCGCCGCCCAGGCTTTTACCGCCACCCCCGCCGCCCACGCCCCGGCGGTGGTGATCGGCCTACTGCCGGGGATTGCAGGCTGGGGCGCCTTGATGGCCAAGAATGCCCTGAGGGCGGCGGGCCTCGCCACCCCCGACAACCCGCTCACACCGGAATTGGCGGCCAAATTTCGCCTGAGCGACACGTACATCGAAGGCGCCTTTGCGCTGGAGCAGGGATTTATCTTCTCGGCGATGATCCTCGCCGCCGTCACCGTCTTCATCGTCGAGCGGCAATTTTGGAAAGGGGCGCTCTGGGCACTGGCGGGGGCTGTCCTCTGCTGGTTCGGATTGATGCACAGCTTTCGCTGGACGGCGACCGACACGATTATCGACCTGCGCCCCGGCGCGGGGGCCGGCTGGGCGATAGGTTACGTCCTGGTAGCCCTGGCGCTGCTCTATGCCCAGTGGGCCAAAGGGCGCAGCCGGACCGACAAGGCTTAA
- a CDS encoding pentapeptide repeat-containing protein, producing the protein MLVNPHVLWHDWMRFSIVCERCHRRLLFSQWSGGGGEEWPQIKKVECRLEARFGVQRAERCELCGRPFAAVRRPVRSMGAGELLARYRRGQRSFLKVALVGDDLSTAALDGARMFEANLSGSRLVGTGLRSAVLTGASLVGADFAAARLQRADLSGAELVGANLSGTDLQGAKLIGGDLRGASLYWANLEGAQLRGALLDDASLRGARLRGATLPDGRLLD; encoded by the coding sequence ATGCTTGTCAACCCCCACGTCCTCTGGCACGACTGGATGCGCTTTTCGATCGTCTGTGAGCGCTGTCACCGTCGTTTGCTCTTCAGCCAGTGGTCCGGCGGCGGCGGCGAGGAGTGGCCCCAGATCAAGAAGGTGGAGTGCAGGCTTGAGGCGCGCTTTGGGGTGCAGCGCGCCGAGCGGTGTGAATTGTGCGGGCGGCCCTTCGCTGCTGTGCGCCGTCCGGTGCGTTCGATGGGTGCGGGTGAGTTGCTTGCGCGCTACCGGCGGGGCCAACGCAGTTTCTTGAAGGTGGCGCTGGTGGGCGACGATTTGAGCACGGCGGCACTGGACGGCGCCCGGATGTTCGAAGCCAACTTGAGCGGTTCGCGGTTGGTGGGAACGGGTTTGCGCTCGGCGGTGCTCACGGGCGCGTCGCTCGTCGGTGCGGATTTTGCCGCCGCCCGCCTGCAACGGGCGGATCTGAGCGGCGCGGAGTTGGTCGGGGCGAATTTGAGCGGCACCGACTTGCAGGGTGCCAAGCTGATCGGCGGCGATCTGCGCGGGGCGAGCCTCTATTGGGCGAACCTCGAAGGGGCGCAGCTGCGCGGGGCTTTGCTCGACGACGCCAGTTTGCGCGGAGCGCGTCTGCGGGGCGCCACCCTGCCGGACGGCCGATTGCTCGATTAA
- a CDS encoding MAPEG family protein yields the protein MGLSALDTLVWPGLVTVAALVVYYGLSLNVGRARVRYGVAPPETNGNPDFERVLRVQENTTEQLVLFLPSLWLYALFVNPLWAAVLGSVWVVGRVLYALGYYEASERRTPGFAVSVVATLILLGGALVGLLRRLVLP from the coding sequence GTGGGTTTGAGCGCTCTAGATACGCTGGTCTGGCCGGGTCTGGTCACCGTTGCCGCGCTGGTGGTCTACTATGGCCTTTCGTTGAATGTCGGCCGCGCCCGTGTGCGCTACGGCGTTGCACCACCCGAGACCAACGGCAATCCCGACTTCGAGCGGGTATTGCGTGTCCAGGAGAACACTACCGAGCAACTGGTGCTGTTCCTGCCGTCGCTATGGCTGTACGCGCTGTTTGTCAATCCGCTGTGGGCAGCCGTCCTGGGTAGTGTCTGGGTTGTCGGGCGGGTGCTGTACGCACTCGGCTACTACGAGGCTTCCGAGCGGCGCACCCCCGGCTTTGCCGTCTCCGTCGTCGCCACGCTCATTTTGCTGGGCGGCGCGCTGGTGGGACTGTTGCGGCGGCTGGTTCTCCCGTGA
- a CDS encoding alpha/beta fold hydrolase, with protein MTAAFLPPGARILSEPGSLEMARRLELVSVRLEGRVNRTVATGCVHSGAGEPPALLLHGFDSSVFEFRRLLPLLAARREVWAMDLLGFGFTERPAGIAYDPRAIGDHLASFWEQYIGRPALLVGASMGGAAAIDLALARPEAVAKLVLIDSVGFAKPPAVGRWMVPPIDRFAAAFLRNPRVRRRVSLGAYTDPTLVTEDAQICAALHLAMPGWEQAIIAFTRSGGYAPLGEKLPALSPPTLILWGEDDRILDPRDAHKFYKAIPDSRLVWIQNCGHVPHLEKPQVTAGAIEQFAGGD; from the coding sequence ATGACCGCCGCGTTTTTGCCCCCGGGTGCCCGTATCCTGAGTGAACCCGGTTCGCTGGAGATGGCGCGGCGGCTCGAGCTGGTGTCGGTACGGCTGGAGGGTCGAGTAAACCGGACCGTGGCCACCGGCTGCGTGCATAGCGGTGCCGGAGAACCGCCCGCGCTGCTGCTGCATGGTTTTGACAGTTCGGTGTTCGAGTTTCGGCGATTGCTGCCGCTGCTGGCTGCGCGCCGTGAGGTGTGGGCGATGGATCTGCTGGGTTTCGGCTTTACCGAGCGGCCCGCGGGAATTGCCTACGATCCGCGCGCGATTGGTGACCATCTGGCAAGCTTCTGGGAGCAATACATCGGCCGCCCGGCGCTGTTGGTGGGCGCTTCGATGGGTGGGGCCGCCGCCATCGATTTGGCCCTCGCCCGCCCGGAGGCGGTGGCAAAACTGGTGCTCATCGACAGCGTCGGCTTTGCGAAGCCGCCCGCCGTCGGTCGCTGGATGGTGCCGCCCATAGACCGCTTCGCGGCGGCATTCTTGCGCAACCCGCGCGTGCGCAGGCGGGTGAGCCTCGGCGCCTACACCGACCCGACGCTGGTCACCGAAGATGCCCAGATCTGCGCGGCGCTCCATCTGGCGATGCCCGGCTGGGAGCAGGCGATTATCGCCTTTACTAGAAGCGGCGGCTACGCACCGCTGGGCGAGAAACTGCCCGCCCTCAGTCCACCGACCCTGATTCTCTGGGGCGAAGACGACCGCATCCTCGATCCGCGCGACGCCCACAAGTTTTACAAAGCGATCCCCGATAGCCGCCTGGTCTGGATACAAAATTGCGGCCACGTGCCGCATCTGGAAAAGCCGCAGGTGACCGCCGGGGCGATCGAACAATTTGCAGGAGGCGACTAG
- the rpsR gene encoding 30S ribosomal protein S18 codes for MTSFGYRGKRVSPIPPKDKIDYKEVDLLRKFITERGKILPRRITGLTAKQQRDLTVAIKRARLLALLPFVNQEG; via the coding sequence ATGACGTCGTTCGGATATCGCGGCAAGCGGGTTTCACCGATCCCGCCCAAGGACAAGATTGACTACAAGGAAGTGGATTTGCTGCGCAAGTTCATCACCGAGCGCGGCAAGATTCTGCCCCGGCGAATTACCGGACTGACGGCCAAGCAGCAGCGCGACCTGACCGTGGCCATCAAGCGCGCCCGTTTGCTGGCCCTGCTGCCGTTTGTCAACCAGGAAGGCTAG
- the rpmG gene encoding 50S ribosomal protein L33, translating to MAKPGARIIITLECTECRTNTAKRRPGVSRYTTTKNKRNTTGRMELKKFCPNCNKHTVHKETK from the coding sequence ATGGCGAAGCCTGGTGCCCGCATCATTATTACCCTGGAATGTACCGAGTGCCGGACGAACACGGCCAAGCGCCGGCCCGGCGTCTCGCGCTACACCACCACCAAAAATAAGCGCAACACCACGGGGCGCATGGAGCTGAAGAAATTCTGCCCCAACTGCAACAAGCACACCGTACACAAAGAGACCAAATAA
- a CDS encoding ammonium transporter — MLMKCKWKWGLGTLAAALATAAPAFAQDAPKIDTGDTAWVLVSAALVLLMTPGLAFFYGGLVRGKNALNTLMMSFVALGVIALVWTLVGYSIAFGPGNGYFGSFAWLGLNGVGQDPNTAQAATVPHLAFMIFQMMFAVITPALISGAIVDRMKFKTYVVFIMIWSVVVYSPVAHWVWSLGNPDPTDAAKMLPGWLGAIGALDFAGGTVVHLTAGISALVAAIILGPRKGFPNQPMTPHNVPFVLLGAGLLWFGWFGFNAGSALAANGLASLAFVTTNVATAAALSTWLLLDTFIGGKPTAVGAATGAVVGLVAITPAAGFVSPLSSIAIGGIAAIISFAAIQLKKKLNYDDSLDVFACHGMGGLTGAILTGVFADKSLNSLGDNGLLLGNGAQLIEQLIGVGAVAVYAAVCTTVILLALKFTLGLRPSEEAEQEGLDTAEHGEEAYTGSIGGLGAMEEAMSSTSQGQGFTRPATQQQE, encoded by the coding sequence ATGTTAATGAAATGTAAATGGAAATGGGGATTGGGCACGCTGGCAGCGGCTCTCGCCACTGCCGCCCCGGCGTTTGCCCAGGACGCGCCGAAGATCGACACCGGCGACACCGCCTGGGTGCTGGTTTCGGCCGCGCTGGTGCTGCTGATGACCCCCGGCCTGGCCTTTTTCTACGGCGGGCTGGTGCGAGGCAAGAACGCACTGAACACTTTGATGATGAGTTTTGTTGCCCTCGGGGTGATCGCGCTCGTTTGGACGCTGGTGGGCTACTCGATCGCTTTTGGACCCGGTAACGGTTACTTTGGCAGCTTCGCCTGGCTCGGCCTCAACGGGGTCGGGCAGGATCCAAACACCGCCCAGGCTGCCACCGTGCCGCACCTGGCGTTCATGATTTTTCAGATGATGTTTGCGGTGATTACCCCGGCGCTGATTTCCGGTGCCATCGTCGATCGCATGAAGTTCAAGACCTACGTCGTGTTCATCATGATCTGGTCGGTCGTGGTCTACTCGCCGGTGGCCCACTGGGTCTGGTCGCTGGGTAACCCCGACCCGACCGATGCGGCCAAGATGCTGCCTGGCTGGCTCGGGGCTATCGGGGCGCTCGACTTTGCCGGCGGTACGGTGGTGCACCTGACGGCCGGTATCTCGGCTTTGGTGGCGGCGATCATTCTTGGTCCGCGCAAAGGCTTTCCCAACCAGCCGATGACTCCCCACAACGTGCCTTTTGTGCTGTTGGGAGCGGGGCTGTTGTGGTTCGGCTGGTTCGGCTTCAACGCCGGTTCGGCGCTCGCCGCCAATGGCCTCGCTTCGCTGGCTTTTGTGACGACGAATGTCGCCACGGCGGCGGCTCTATCCACCTGGCTTTTGCTTGACACGTTTATCGGCGGCAAACCGACGGCGGTGGGTGCAGCCACCGGTGCGGTCGTCGGTCTGGTGGCAATCACCCCGGCGGCGGGTTTTGTCAGCCCGCTTTCGTCGATTGCGATCGGCGGTATCGCCGCGATCATCTCCTTCGCCGCCATTCAACTGAAGAAAAAGCTCAACTACGACGATTCGCTCGACGTGTTTGCCTGCCACGGCATGGGCGGTCTGACCGGCGCCATTCTCACTGGGGTGTTTGCCGACAAATCGCTCAATTCCCTGGGTGATAACGGCTTGCTCCTGGGCAACGGGGCGCAGCTTATTGAGCAATTGATTGGTGTCGGTGCCGTTGCCGTCTACGCAGCGGTCTGCACGACGGTCATTTTGCTGGCGCTCAAGTTCACCCTGGGACTGCGCCCGAGCGAGGAAGCCGAGCAGGAGGGCCTCGACACCGCCGAGCACGGCGAGGAAGCCTACACCGGCAGCATCGGCGGCCTTGGCGCCATGGAAGAAGCGATGTCCTCCACTTCCCAGGGCCAGGGTTTTACCCGACCGGCGACCCAGCAGCAAGAATAG